One segment of Babesia bigemina genome assembly Bbig001, chromosome : II DNA contains the following:
- a CDS encoding periodic tryptophan protein 2-like protein, putative has translation MSAYTLADICGAPYTGGRICFSPDGGCILAPVGNRITVYDLQTSKSTTLSSQTRSDIAIVSYHPTLPLAILIDCHGYGYILNLLRDRILHRLQFKSSSTVATAKNKASILPANESQRLVRDAAFSPDARFFAVAVGRKLCIWRAPEEHLSWRMTLHRELTGHMDAISSIDWSSDSRFICTASADMTVRLWSVNPIEGFVPCAFVDHRRSVKGAFFSRDMGRIFAVSKEGVIIVWKAADEGSPENANAAKPIGRNKARARKASAEGGAEAAATSGAAVDIATAVWVKETQAYCNQAKNTVVSRVSFNKNTNLVVIGFTGGLFGLYKFPTLDSIYTLRIGNELPVVDSVDVSTDGDWLGLACSETGTIVVWEWKSETFVMKQQGHHSGVRCVAFSTGGGDAIKLGGVVDKELRTDVDQNYSGNNLGLGSRYVVATGGFDGKVKLWDSNSGLCFVTFDEHTASVEAVCFTPQANAVITASLDGTVRAFDLLRYRNFRTLTASRVQFISVACDSSGSIVCAGSRGDANSVFIWSLQSGKLLDELHGHSSAVTSVAFHPSLAFSGFLVSASWDKFINVWNIYGRADKGGATEPLLNSSSVVAIAFDPRDNNILAAAVLCGNILFWDLDNSEQIGSIDGLRDLQTGRDPTEFFAANNSRGVRGHKGDLQAGLNRNQHFNSIAYASSGRMLIAGSRNSAHVCVYNTESYSLLYSLTLTRNRSFTGINRELNSRYMTEYGSSLQEWDLSDDEEVAEGAAERRRIQSHYALPGVQQGELSRKSRRFHVWCVSCAPDGRQFAAATSHGLYVYSVDAYIKTPNYVNEVLKSVGSFQPQLLTKNVTTGNVLSALEAGEYSRAFVLALALNDFNTLLRCYESVPIGSIGQVVASVAPEFVCVCLNFIRAVLSPDSPCGTVHLQWHLLWLEEIFSIHMHTLGGLDGSGGAKSIAPVGQMDMRTMLLLLLRQLRQTKATVSGVLSSNAHTVGYLASLAGRNID, from the exons ATGAGTGCCTACACTCTCGCCGACATCTGCGGCGCGCCTTACACCGGTGGGCGCATATGCTTCAGCCCTGATG GCGGCTGCATTTTGGCCCCCGTGGGCAACCGTATCACGGTGTACGACCTGCAAACGAGCAAAAGCACCACGTTATCATCGCAAACACGGTCCGACATTGCCATTGTGTCGTACCATCCGACTCTGCCTCTGGCGATCCTCATCGACTGCCACG GCTACGGGTACATTTTAAATTTACTACGAGATCGCATCCTGCATCGTCTGCAGTTCAAGTCGTCGAGCACCGTCGCCACGGCGAAGAACAAGGCGTCGATATTGCCCGCGAACGAATCGCAACGCCTGGTGCGTGACGCGGCCTTCAGCCCTGACGCCAGGTTCTTCGCGGTCGCCGTGGGCCGTAAACTGTGCATCTGGAGGGCCCCGGAGGAGCACCTGTCGTGGCGCATGACGCTGCACCGCGAGTTGACTGGCCACATGGATGCCATCTCCAGCATCGACTGGTCTAGCGACTCGCGGTTCATCTGCACTGCGTCCGCAGACATGACAGTCCGTCTGTGGTCCGTGAACCCCATCGAGGGTTTCGTTCCGTGCGCGTTCGTGGACCACCGTCGGTCGGTGAAGGGCGCGTTTTTCTCGCGCGACATGGGCCGGATATTCGCGGTGTCGAAGGAGGGCGTGATAATCGTGTGGAAGGCCGCTGACGAAGGCAGCCCCGAGAACGCGAACGCCGCCAAGCCCATCGGCCGCAACAAGGCTAGGGCCCGTAAGGCCTCTGCGGAGGGCGGCGCGGAAGCCGCCGCCACTAGCG GCGCTGCCGTCGACATAGCCACGGCAGTGTGGGTCAAGGAGACCCAAGCGTACTGCAACCAAGCTAAGAACACAGTG GTGTCCCGCGTTTCCTTCAACAAGAACACCAACCTCGTGGTGATCGGTTTCACCGGCGGTCTGTTCGGCCTGTACAAGTTCCCGACGCTGGACTCGATATACACTCTGCGGATCGGCAACGAGCTCCCCGTGGTGGACTCGGTCGACGTGTCCACCGACGGTGATTGGCTGGGTTTGGCATGCTCCGAGACCGGGACC ATCGTCGTGTGGGAGTGGAAGAGCGAGACCTTCGTGATGAAGCAGCAGGGCCACCACAGCGGCGTGCGGTGCGTGGCCTTCTCCACTGGCGGCGGTGACGCCATAAAGCTGGGCGGGGTCGTGGACAAGGAGCTGCGAACGGACGTCGACCAGAACTATTCCGGCAACAACCTCGGCCTAGGTAGCCGCTACGTCGTCGCCACCGGCGGTTTTGATGGGAAGGTGAAGTTGTGGGACAGCAACAGCGGCCTGTGTTTCGTGACATTCGATGAGCACACGGCGTCCGTCGAGGCCGTCTGCTTCACCCCGCAG GCCAACGCCGTCATAACAGCGTCCCTGGACGGCACCGTCCGCGCGTTCGACCTGCTGCGTTACCGGAACTTCCGCACCCTCACGGCGTCGAGGGTGCAGTTCATCTCCGTGGCGTGCGACTCGTCAGGCAGCATAGTGTGCGCGGGATCGCGCGGCGACGCGAACTCCGTGTTCATCTGGAGCCTGCAGAGCggcaagctgctggacgagttGCACGGGCACAGCTCCGCGGTGACCAGCGTGGCATTCCACCCGAGCCTGGCCTTCTCCGGCTTCTTGGTGTCTGCGTCGTGGGACAAATTCATCAAC GTCTGGAACATCTACGGGCGAGCTGACAAGGGAGGTGCCACGGAGCCCCTGCTCAACTCGTCCAGCGTGGTGGCCATCGCGTTCGACCCGCGTGACAACAACATCCTGGCCGCTGCCGTTTTGTGCGGCAACATCTTGTTCTGGGATCTGGACAACAGCGAG caaATCGGCAGCATCGACGGTCTCCGCGACCTGCAGACCGGGCGGGACCCTACGGAGTTCTTCGCCGCTAACAACAGCCGTGGCGTGCGTGGTCACAAGGGCGACTTACAGGCGGGTCTGAATCGCAACCAGCACTTCAACTCGATCGCTTACGCGTCGAGCGGGCGTATGCTGATCGCCGGTTCGCGCAACTCTGCGCACGTGTGCGTGTACAACACGGAATCGTACTCGCTGCTGTACTCGCTGACGCTGACCCGTAACCGCTCGTTCACCGGCATAAACCGCGAGCTGAATTCGCGCTACATGACCGAGTACGGTAGTTCGCTACAGGAGTGGGACCTTTCTGATGACGAGGAGGTTGCGGAGGGCGCCGCCGAGCGCCGTCGCATCCAGTCCCACTACGCGCTTCCCGGCGTGCAGCAGGGCGAGCTGAGCCGTAAATCGCGCCGTTTCCACGTGTGGTGCGTGTCGTGCGCCCCTGACGGCAGGCAGTTCGCCGCGGCCACGTCGCACGGCCTGTACGTGTACTCCGTGGACGCGTACATCAAGACTCCAAACTACGTGAACGAGGTGCTGAAGTCGGTGGGATCTttccagccgcagctgctgacgaAGAACGTGACCactggcaacgtgctatCTGCGCTGGAGGCCGGCGAGTACAGCCGCGCGTTCGTCCTAGCGCTTGCGCTGAACGACTTCAACACGCTGCTGCGGTGCTACGAGAGCGTGCCAATCGGCTCTATCGGCCAGGTGGTGGCTTCAGTGGCCCCGGAGTTCGTCTGCGTCTGCCTGAACTTCATTCGCGCCGTGCTGAGCCCGGACTCCCCCTGTGGGACTGTGCACTTGCAGTGGCACCTGCTGTGGCTGGAGGAGATCTTCAGCATCCACATGCACACCCTCGGCGGCCTGGACGGTTCCGGCGGCGCGAAGAGCATCGCCCCCGTGGGCCAGATGGACATGCGGacgatgctgctgctgctgctgcgccaacTGCGTCAGACCAAGGCGACGGTCTCGGGAGTGCTGAGCTCTAACGCGCACACCGTGGGTTACCTGGCGTCGCTCGCCGGACGCAACATCGATTGA
- a CDS encoding membrane protein, putative has translation MSYWSQGKLLVSAVHVLLFLVGLLGVEIFLRVRRKWSLLGHSTGRAATYQDDIIVEDIASQIEEHDLLSRRKIGAFAFGLSFLACFGFVLIICTKVLLSDNSDRSFLDLLWAADVIICKIIIFYLAPAGLCHKYINITSELRAVHRISRVLLFLLVWNCISWAFTRAMLSELLVLKTQADTSTVILDALGVSGFGLAFIAVLTGFTSVYVPYRVYVTRKDVLTTTQVDNRIADATMAIQHLREEILKQRDPLASLVAECSEEESEDEEFEAEPTGFFRTSHYMDRMEQNSSPAISTAPEAQDATSDPSCATYAPEEAQAPGAPTGVCRSVLRRVNGYLTNVVRNPWRWWRHTDLAVREATNQNSVHGLMRLQAYIRQERAYLLDIRHHRQLWNSKFGRLRIMVRYCEVLWAVRTVLVVSYRIIKISQAPYAETATREGATKVMAHVYHLYIKDNFVRRLISDVLMRSEPPSYLDLTLSRISALLLMIITLANLDHFFDFCRILLNTQYFQKRRLLTDNSLGLALSAFLVCSVPSQFCLMIPFLPESQRKSALQFMFEGDILVWLGLQHRFDLFVFVTIMFMLIGVAIMHHRRPKYYALRDRIVCNV, from the coding sequence ATGTCGTACTGGAGCCAAGGAAAGCTGCTAGTATCGGCCGTGCACGTACTCCTCTTTCTGGTCGGCCTGCTGGGCGTGGAGATCTTCCTCCGGGTGCGCCGCAAGTGGTCGCTCCTGGGGCACTCCACGGGTAGGGCGGCTACCTATCAGGATgacatcatcgtcgaagacatcgcatcgcaaaTCGAGGAGCATGACCTGCTCTCGCGCAGGAAGATCGGCGCATTCGCGTTCGGACTCAGCTTCCTCGCCTGCTTCGGATTCGTGCTGATCATATGCACCAAAGTGTTGCTCTCAGACAACTCGGACCGAAGCTTCTTAGACCTGCTCTGGGCGGCCGACGTCATCATATGCAAGATCATCATATTCTACCTCGCGCCAGCCGGACTATGCCACAAGTACATCAACATCACCTCGGAGCTGCGAGCCGTGCACCGCATCTCCAGAGTGCTGCTGTTCCTGCTGGTATGGAACTGTATTTCGTGGGCGTTCACGCGGGCGATGTTGAGCGAGCTGCTGGTACTGAAGACCCAAGCTGACACCTCCACCGTCATATTAGACGCGCTCGGCGTGAGCGGCTTCGGACTCGCCTTCATCGCCGTGCTCACGGGGTTCACGAGCGTGTACGTGCCCTACCGCGTATACGTCACGCGCAAGGATGTGCTCACCACCACACAGGTGGACAACCGCATCGCGGACGCCACGATGGCCATACAGCACCTCAGGGAGGAGATACTCAAGCAGCGCGACCCGCTGGCCAGCCTCGTGGCGGAGTGCAGCGAGGAGGAGAGTGAGGACGAGGAGTTTGAGGCAGAGCCCACGGGGTTCTTCCGCACGAGCCACTACATGGACCGCATGGAGCAGAACAGCTCCCCAGCGATAAGCACAGCGCCCGAAGCGCAGGACGCCACAAGCGACCCTTCGTGCGCCACGTACGCCCCGGAAGAGGCGCAGGCACCCGGTGCGCCCACAGGTGTATGCAGGAGCGTCTTACGGCGGGTCAACGGTTACCTCACGAACGTGGTGCGCAACCCGTGGCGGTGGTGGCGCCACACCGATTTGGCAGTACGGGAGGCAACCAATCAGAACTCGGTTCACGGCTTGATGCGCTTGCAGGCGTATATAAGGCAGGAGCGCGCGTACCTGCTCGACATACGGCATCACCGACAGCTCTGGAATAGCAAGTTCGGCAGGCTGCGCATAATGGTGCGCTATTGCGAGGTGCTATGGGCGGTGCGCACAGTGCTGGTGGTGTCCTACCGCATCATCAAGATCAGCCAGGCGCCCTACGCAGAGACGGCCACGCGCGAGGGCGCCACCAAGGTGATGGCCCACGTATACCACCTTTACATCAAGGACAACTTCGTCAGGCGACTCATCAGCGACGTGCTCATGCGCAGCGAGCCGCCCTCATACCTGGACCTCACGCTCTCGCGCATCAGCGCCCTGCTGCTCATGATCATCACGCTCGCAAACCTCGACCACTTCTTCGACTTCTGCCGCATCCTGCTCAACACGCAGTACTTCCAGAAGCGGAGGCTGCTCACGGACAACTCGCTCGGCCTAGCGCTCAGCGCATTCCTCGTCTGCAGCGTACCCTCGCAGTTCTGCCTCATGATACCCTTTTTGCCGGAAAGCCAGCGCAAGAGCGCGCTGCAGTTCATGTTCGAGGGCGACATACTGGTCTGGCTGGGGCTGCAGCACCGCTTCGACCTCTTCGTGTTCGtcaccatcatgttcatGCTCATCGGAGTCGCCATCATGCACCACCGGAGACCAAAGTATTACGCGCTACGCGATCGAATTGTCTGTAATGTCTGA
- a CDS encoding 30S ribosomal protein S6 — MVFYESYLLFSKHITNEEIAALVAHIGKLAASHHGLVLRTQSLGLRYTSHRVQKPRLGLFWYGKYYYVALAANPKVVPGLHKLYNSNEHVLRHMTQRMLYRTNLITSPYSHLYQNP, encoded by the exons ATGGTGTTCTACGAGTCGTACCTGCTGTTTTCTAAGCACATCACGAACGAGGAGATCGCCGCTCTGGTCGCACATATCGGCAAGCTTGCCGCCAGCCACCACGGTTTGGTGCTGCGGACGCAGAGCCTCGGTCTGCGCTACACATCGCACAG GGTCCAGAAGCCTCGCCTGGGCCTGTTCTGGTACGGGAAGTACTACTACGTGGCGCTGGCCGCGAACCCTAAGGTGGTGCCCGGCCTGCACAAGCTCTACAACTCGAACGAGCACGTGCTGCGTCACATGACCCAGCGGATGCTGTACCGCACGAACCTGATCACAAGCCCGTACAGCCACCTGTACCAGAACCCGTAA
- a CDS encoding 60S ribosomal protein L44 protein, putative, producing MVNIPKSRRTLCSGKCKKHQLHKVTQYKKGKDSVHVQGRRRYDMKQAGFGGQTKPIFRKKAKTTKKIVLKLECTVCKKKHFAKLKRCKTFELGGDKKSKGSSASY from the exons ATGGTGAACATTCCGAAGTCGAGGAGGACGCTCTGCTCCGGCAAGTGCAAGAAGCACCAGCTCCACAAGGTCACCCAGTACAAGAAGGGCAAAGACAGTGTCCACGTGCAGGGTCGTAGGCGTTACGACATGAAGCAAGCGGGTTTCGGTGGTCAGACCAAGCCCATCTTCAGGAAGAAGGCCAAGACCACCAAGAAGATCGTGCTTAAGCTC GAGTGCACCGTATGCAAGAAGAAGCACTTCGCCAAGCTGAAGCGTTGCAAGACCTTCGAGCTCGGTGGTGACAAAAAGAGCAAGGGCTCTTCCGCCAGCTACTGA